One genomic window of Paraburkholderia phytofirmans PsJN includes the following:
- a CDS encoding putative bifunctional diguanylate cyclase/phosphodiesterase, with translation MRCGLSSEQSSPIRNFGYTSFLDPLTGLYNRTYVAERLQHLLKLNPAARVAVLFINLDCFGKINDVAGYELGDRVLRGIARRLAGLMNHDDLLGRICGDEFVVVVDKRGDASAIGEFALQILHLFSTPLEIAGREYHLGASIGIACSSGDARGADTLIRNAGSAMRRAKESGRGRVQFFTECLQDESQRRFRLEELLRHALAAGELRLAYQPIINSASHRTVGAEALLRWTSSELGEVAPAEFIPVAEEAGLMASIGDWVLEQACAQAAQWRRSIAPRLPVSVNISPLQFNEGLVRHVAACLERNGLDASALQLEITERVLMPDDPTVAATTAALASLGVTLALDDFGTGYASLSYLKRFALHNLKIDRSFVAGLPRDNDSIAITRALVAMAHACGMTVTAEGVETHEQATVLREMGCDMLQGYLIGCPASADKFSASLRGASRANTQRATP, from the coding sequence ATGCGCTGCGGATTGAGCAGTGAACAGTCGAGTCCCATTCGAAACTTCGGTTATACGTCGTTTCTCGATCCGCTCACCGGTTTGTATAACCGCACATATGTTGCCGAACGCCTTCAGCATTTGCTGAAATTGAACCCTGCGGCGCGCGTCGCCGTGCTTTTCATCAATCTCGATTGCTTCGGCAAAATCAACGATGTCGCCGGTTACGAGCTTGGTGATCGCGTTTTGCGCGGCATCGCACGCCGGCTTGCCGGACTGATGAATCATGATGACCTACTCGGGCGGATCTGTGGCGACGAGTTTGTTGTCGTTGTCGATAAGCGCGGCGACGCGTCGGCAATCGGCGAGTTCGCGCTGCAAATCCTCCACCTGTTCAGCACGCCGCTGGAAATCGCGGGCCGTGAGTATCACCTGGGCGCATCGATCGGCATTGCCTGCTCCTCCGGCGACGCTCGCGGTGCGGACACGCTGATACGCAACGCCGGCTCGGCGATGCGTCGCGCGAAGGAGAGCGGTCGCGGCCGGGTGCAATTTTTCACGGAGTGCTTGCAAGACGAGTCGCAACGTCGCTTCAGGCTGGAGGAATTGTTGCGCCACGCGCTCGCCGCCGGTGAACTGAGGCTGGCTTATCAGCCCATCATCAACAGCGCCTCGCACCGGACGGTAGGCGCCGAAGCGCTACTGCGCTGGACCAGCAGCGAGCTGGGCGAAGTCGCGCCAGCCGAGTTCATACCGGTTGCGGAAGAGGCCGGTCTGATGGCGAGCATCGGCGACTGGGTGCTGGAACAGGCCTGCGCCCAAGCTGCTCAATGGCGCAGAAGCATTGCGCCGCGTCTGCCTGTCTCAGTCAACATTTCGCCGCTCCAGTTCAACGAGGGCCTCGTGCGGCACGTTGCCGCGTGCCTCGAACGCAATGGCCTCGACGCATCGGCGCTGCAACTGGAGATTACGGAGCGCGTATTGATGCCGGATGACCCGACGGTTGCGGCGACGACGGCAGCATTGGCGAGTCTCGGCGTCACGCTCGCTCTCGACGACTTTGGCACGGGCTACGCGTCGCTGTCGTACCTCAAGCGCTTTGCTTTGCACAACCTGAAGATCGATCGCTCGTTCGTCGCGGGTTTGCCACGCGATAACGATTCGATCGCGATCACGCGTGCGCTCGTGGCGATGGCACACGCGTGCGGCATGACAGTCACGGCCGAAGGCGTGGAAACCCATGAACAGGCAACGGTTCTGCGTGAGATGGGATGCGACATGTTGCAGGGCTATCTGATTGGCTGCCCGGCGAGCGCGGATAAATTTTCCGCCTCGCTGCGGGGCGCCAGTCGCGCGAATACACAGCGCGCTACGCCGTAA
- a CDS encoding MFS transporter: MKRFRVTSATSIVLVMLCIMYFITYLDRVNVSTAAAGFGKEFHLSHTEVGLVFSAFAYPYLIFQIIGGWVSDRFGAKRTLIFCGAIWGVATLLTGFAGGLISLLAARVLLGFGEGATFPAATSAMARWVAKEKRGFAQGITHAASRIGNAVAPGLIVLVMATWGWRESFYICGVFSLLWVGVWAITFTEHPKDHPRITNDELSVLPAPKPKAAGVPWSKLFRRMWPVTIVYFCYGWTLWLFLSWIPQYFLHSYHLQLQKSAIFASVVFFAGVIGDTLGGIVTDWIFTRTGSLKRARSWMVSVCMFFCLLSLIPLMFTHSLYLSMACLASGFFFAEMTIGPMWAIPMDIAPEYSGTASGMMNTGSALAAIISPVVGGFLIDYFGSWELPFVGSMLLMAIGVVLAFRMQPESKFALNADKAHVPTGMGV; the protein is encoded by the coding sequence ATGAAGCGGTTTCGTGTGACCAGTGCGACCAGTATCGTTCTAGTGATGCTCTGCATCATGTACTTCATCACCTACCTCGACCGCGTCAACGTCAGCACCGCGGCCGCGGGTTTCGGCAAGGAATTCCATCTCTCGCATACGGAAGTCGGCCTTGTGTTCTCGGCCTTCGCGTATCCGTATCTGATCTTTCAGATCATCGGCGGATGGGTTAGTGATCGCTTCGGCGCGAAACGCACGCTGATTTTTTGCGGCGCGATCTGGGGCGTTGCGACTTTGCTCACGGGCTTTGCCGGCGGCCTGATTTCGCTGCTGGCCGCCCGCGTGCTGCTCGGCTTCGGCGAAGGCGCGACGTTTCCCGCCGCCACCTCGGCGATGGCGCGTTGGGTCGCCAAGGAAAAGCGCGGCTTCGCGCAGGGCATCACACATGCGGCGTCGCGGATCGGCAATGCGGTGGCGCCCGGTCTGATCGTTCTCGTGATGGCAACGTGGGGCTGGCGCGAATCGTTCTATATCTGCGGCGTGTTCAGCTTGTTGTGGGTCGGCGTGTGGGCCATTACATTTACCGAGCATCCGAAAGACCACCCGCGTATCACGAACGACGAACTGTCCGTGCTGCCCGCACCGAAGCCGAAAGCCGCCGGTGTGCCGTGGAGCAAACTGTTTCGCCGCATGTGGCCGGTCACGATCGTGTACTTCTGCTACGGCTGGACGTTGTGGCTGTTCCTGAGCTGGATTCCGCAATACTTTCTGCACAGCTATCACCTGCAATTGCAGAAGTCGGCGATCTTCGCCTCGGTGGTGTTCTTCGCCGGCGTGATCGGCGATACGCTCGGCGGCATTGTGACCGACTGGATCTTCACCCGCACCGGCAGTCTGAAGCGCGCACGCAGCTGGATGGTGTCGGTCTGCATGTTCTTTTGCCTGCTTTCGCTGATTCCGCTGATGTTCACGCACAGCCTGTATCTGTCGATGGCATGTCTCGCGTCCGGCTTCTTCTTTGCTGAAATGACGATCGGTCCGATGTGGGCGATTCCGATGGATATCGCGCCGGAATACTCGGGCACGGCGAGCGGCATGATGAACACCGGCTCGGCTTTGGCCGCGATCATCTCGCCGGTGGTCGGCGGTTTTCTGATCGACTACTTCGGGAGCTGGGAATTGCCATTCGTCGGCAGCATGCTGTTGATGGCGATCGGCGTGGTGCTCGCGTTCCGCATGCAGCCGGAAAGCAAATTCGCGCTCAATGCCGACAAGGCGCACGTTCCCACCGGCATGGGCGTTTGA
- a CDS encoding glutamate/aspartate ABC transporter substrate-binding protein, whose translation MQQTRFRLSPRHAFGACLSALAAALAVVSLPVIAADAAPTGTLKKIQDQHVVTIGYRDASIPFSYYDAQQKPIGYSIDIANLIIDRIKAQLKQGDLQVRLIPITSQNRISLLQNGTIDFECTSTTNNAARAQQVDFSNSFFDIGTRLLVRQNSGIHDFADLKGKTVVVGAGTTSEKSIRNMNVEKSMGMNIISAKDHSESFLMLSTGRAKAMMMDDALLAGERAKTSRPEDYAIVGTPQSFEAYGCMLRKNDAQLKALMDAAIADAERSGVATAIYKKWFMAPIPPKGINLNFPMSTRMQTLFAHPNDKPAS comes from the coding sequence ATGCAACAAACCCGTTTCAGATTGAGTCCGCGCCACGCATTCGGCGCATGCCTTTCAGCGCTTGCAGCCGCGCTTGCCGTCGTGTCGCTGCCCGTAATAGCGGCCGATGCGGCGCCGACCGGTACGCTCAAGAAGATCCAGGACCAGCACGTTGTCACCATCGGCTATCGCGACGCGTCGATTCCGTTCTCTTACTATGACGCACAACAAAAGCCGATTGGCTATTCAATCGACATCGCGAATCTGATTATCGACCGCATCAAGGCACAGCTCAAGCAAGGCGACCTGCAAGTGCGCCTGATTCCGATTACGTCGCAGAACCGAATTTCACTGCTGCAGAACGGCACGATCGACTTCGAGTGCACGAGCACGACAAACAACGCTGCGCGAGCGCAGCAAGTCGATTTTTCCAACAGCTTCTTCGATATCGGCACGCGCCTGCTCGTCAGGCAGAATTCCGGTATCCATGATTTCGCCGACCTCAAGGGCAAGACGGTTGTGGTTGGTGCGGGCACCACTTCGGAGAAGTCCATTCGCAACATGAACGTCGAGAAATCGATGGGCATGAACATTATCAGCGCAAAGGATCACAGCGAATCGTTCCTGATGCTCTCCACCGGCCGCGCCAAGGCGATGATGATGGATGACGCGCTGCTGGCGGGTGAGCGTGCCAAAACCAGCCGTCCGGAAGATTACGCAATCGTCGGCACGCCGCAATCATTTGAAGCCTACGGCTGCATGCTGCGCAAGAACGATGCGCAGTTGAAAGCGCTGATGGACGCAGCGATTGCGGATGCCGAACGCTCCGGCGTGGCCACGGCAATTTACAAGAAGTGGTTCATGGCGCCGATTCCACCGAAGGGCATCAATCTCAACTTCCCGATGTCCACTCGCATGCAGACGCTGTTCGCGCATCCGAACGATAAACCGGCGTCCTGA
- a CDS encoding LysR substrate-binding domain-containing protein: MARPLNFQQIQAFRAVMQMGTTTGAASMLNTTQPSISRRLAELQSSTGLELFEMHQGRLRPTSEGKLLYKTVQKHFDGLEKIESVVAIMRKSGTGALRIGCTPTLGAGLLPQVVRAFLSEFPGTYLNMQTMNTPQLADLLRQDLFDVVLTTGKLDPRDFEPVIIKTVPAVCVLPPGHRLHVEPEIHVSMLLDETMLSLGEADDLTIEIKKLLQAHGLSDNFLIETTSSIAICALVAAGNGIGIVNPYVAGTFAGQLLIKPLVPTIDVAVQMAMPRHTAPSLLTRHFVDVLLAHVNGMRADPGC; this comes from the coding sequence ATGGCTAGGCCTTTGAATTTCCAGCAGATCCAGGCCTTTCGCGCCGTGATGCAGATGGGCACCACGACCGGCGCCGCCTCGATGCTAAACACGACGCAGCCGTCAATCAGCCGGCGCCTTGCCGAGCTGCAGAGTTCCACCGGGCTCGAACTCTTCGAGATGCACCAAGGGCGTCTTCGGCCGACCAGCGAGGGCAAGCTGCTCTACAAAACCGTCCAGAAGCACTTCGACGGGCTGGAAAAGATCGAATCCGTGGTCGCGATCATGCGCAAGTCGGGCACGGGCGCGCTTCGCATAGGCTGCACGCCAACGCTCGGAGCCGGGCTGCTGCCGCAGGTGGTGCGCGCGTTTCTATCGGAATTTCCGGGCACCTATCTCAACATGCAGACCATGAACACGCCACAGCTGGCTGATCTGCTGCGGCAAGATCTGTTCGACGTCGTGCTGACCACAGGTAAGCTCGATCCGCGAGACTTCGAGCCGGTGATCATCAAGACCGTGCCGGCGGTTTGCGTGTTGCCGCCTGGTCACCGGCTGCATGTCGAGCCGGAGATTCATGTGTCCATGCTGCTCGACGAAACGATGCTGTCGCTGGGCGAAGCCGACGACCTCACGATCGAAATCAAGAAGCTGCTGCAAGCTCACGGCTTGTCCGACAATTTTCTGATCGAAACCACGTCATCAATCGCGATCTGCGCGCTCGTTGCAGCCGGCAACGGTATTGGAATCGTCAATCCCTACGTGGCCGGTACGTTTGCAGGGCAGTTGCTGATCAAACCGCTTGTTCCCACTATCGACGTCGCCGTTCAGATGGCTATGCCGAGACACACGGCGCCGTCGCTATTGACGCGTCATTTCGTTGACGTCCTGCTGGCGCACGTCAATGGGATGCGCGCGGACCCCGGGTGCTGA
- a CDS encoding amino acid ABC transporter ATP-binding protein, translating into MIELNGVSKYYGQFQVLSNCTTKIQKGEVVVVCGPSGSGKSTLIKTVNGLEPFQKGEIVINGQSLTDRKVNLSKLRAKVGMVFQHFELFPHLSIVQNLMLAQVKVLGRSKDEAAAKGLRLLDRVGLRAQADKFPAQLSGGQQQRVAIARALSMDPIAMLFDEPTSALDPEMINEVLDVMVELAQEGMTMMCVTHEMGFARKVAHRVIFMDRGLIVEDDRKEDFFANPKSDRAKDFLAKILH; encoded by the coding sequence ATGATCGAGTTGAATGGCGTTTCTAAATATTATGGGCAGTTCCAGGTGCTGTCGAATTGCACGACCAAAATCCAGAAAGGCGAAGTGGTCGTGGTGTGTGGTCCGTCTGGTTCGGGGAAATCCACGCTCATCAAAACCGTCAACGGCCTCGAGCCATTTCAGAAAGGCGAGATCGTCATCAACGGTCAATCGCTGACCGACAGGAAGGTCAATCTGTCGAAGTTGCGCGCGAAAGTTGGCATGGTGTTCCAGCACTTCGAACTGTTTCCCCATCTGTCGATTGTGCAGAATCTGATGCTCGCGCAGGTCAAGGTGCTGGGCCGTTCGAAAGACGAAGCGGCGGCGAAGGGGCTGAGGTTGCTGGATCGCGTCGGTCTGCGCGCGCAGGCGGACAAGTTTCCGGCGCAACTGTCGGGTGGTCAGCAGCAGCGGGTGGCGATCGCGCGCGCGCTTTCTATGGATCCGATTGCAATGCTGTTCGACGAACCCACCTCCGCGCTCGATCCGGAAATGATCAACGAAGTACTCGACGTGATGGTAGAGCTTGCTCAGGAGGGTATGACGATGATGTGCGTCACGCACGAAATGGGCTTTGCAAGGAAGGTCGCCCATCGCGTGATCTTCATGGATCGCGGCCTGATCGTGGAAGACGACCGCAAGGAAGATTTCTTTGCGAATCCGAAGTCGGATCGCGCGAAAGATTTTCTCGCGAAGATTCTGCACTGA
- a CDS encoding GntR family transcriptional regulator encodes MQNSDFEASITASPLMPKVERQRLHDTVVEHIRRFIVEGVLEPGKKLNERELCETLGISRTPLREALKVLAAEGLIEISPNRGASVSKMSEAELRETFELMSGLEAFSGELAAERMTAAELAEIKALHYAMLACRTQNDLAGYYSRNQAIHDKINEAARNSALRQTYVAVNRRLQALRFRSNFQIPKWDSAIHDHDEMLKALEARDGKKLSAILRQHLLDKRDAVLQVQSREEVAASPLKT; translated from the coding sequence ATGCAAAATTCGGATTTTGAGGCGAGCATCACCGCTTCCCCGCTCATGCCGAAAGTCGAGCGGCAGCGCTTGCACGACACGGTGGTGGAGCACATTCGGCGCTTTATCGTTGAAGGCGTGCTCGAGCCGGGCAAGAAACTGAACGAGCGCGAGCTGTGCGAAACGCTCGGCATTTCGCGCACGCCGCTGCGCGAGGCGCTGAAGGTGCTGGCCGCTGAAGGGCTGATCGAGATTTCGCCGAATCGTGGCGCGTCGGTGTCGAAGATGTCGGAGGCTGAGCTGCGCGAGACCTTCGAATTGATGAGCGGCCTTGAAGCCTTCTCCGGCGAACTGGCGGCTGAGCGGATGACGGCGGCTGAACTCGCCGAGATCAAGGCGCTGCACTACGCCATGCTCGCGTGCCGCACGCAGAACGATCTGGCTGGGTACTACAGCCGCAATCAGGCGATTCACGACAAGATCAACGAGGCGGCCAGGAATTCAGCACTGCGGCAGACCTATGTCGCGGTGAACCGCCGCTTGCAAGCGCTCAGGTTTCGGTCGAACTTTCAGATCCCCAAGTGGGATAGCGCGATTCATGATCACGATGAAATGCTGAAGGCGCTCGAGGCGCGAGACGGCAAGAAGCTGAGTGCGATTCTCAGGCAGCATCTGCTTGATAAGCGCGATGCGGTTTTGCAGGTGCAATCGCGGGAAGAGGTGGCTGCGTCGCCGTTGAAGACTTGA
- a CDS encoding ABC transporter permease subunit (The N-terminal region of this protein, as described by TIGR01726, is a three transmembrane segment that identifies a subfamily of ABC transporter permease subunits, which specificities that include histidine, arginine, glutamine, glutamate, L-cystine (sic), the opines (in Agrobacterium) octopine and nopaline, etc.), which translates to MFNIDWQALADSKGIVLAGMGVTLQITFVAILCGLLWGTVLAVLHRSPQRAVRVFAQGYVALFRSIPLVMLLLWFFLIVPQFLKALFNLPAGVDVRLISAMVAYSLLEAAFFCEIIRAGIESLPRGQAQAALALGMTAGQTMRYVILPQAFRAMVPVALTQCIVIFQDTSLVYVIALGDFFRRVSAIGERDGTVVPMLLFAGVAYWSITTGLTVTVKVVRTRLAK; encoded by the coding sequence ATGTTCAACATAGATTGGCAAGCGCTCGCGGATTCAAAAGGTATCGTGCTCGCGGGCATGGGCGTCACATTGCAGATTACGTTCGTGGCGATCTTGTGCGGGCTGCTATGGGGCACCGTGCTAGCGGTATTGCACCGGTCGCCGCAGCGCGCGGTACGCGTTTTCGCCCAAGGCTACGTTGCCTTGTTCCGATCGATTCCGCTGGTGATGCTGTTGTTGTGGTTCTTCCTGATCGTCCCGCAGTTTCTGAAGGCGCTGTTCAACTTGCCCGCCGGTGTCGACGTGCGGCTCATCTCCGCGATGGTGGCCTACTCGCTGCTGGAAGCCGCATTCTTTTGCGAAATCATCCGGGCCGGGATCGAAAGCCTGCCGCGCGGCCAGGCGCAGGCGGCGCTTGCGCTAGGCATGACAGCCGGACAGACAATGCGTTATGTGATTCTGCCGCAGGCGTTTCGCGCGATGGTACCGGTGGCGCTGACACAGTGCATCGTGATTTTCCAGGACACGTCGTTGGTCTACGTGATCGCGCTGGGCGATTTTTTCCGCCGGGTATCGGCAATCGGCGAGCGCGACGGTACGGTCGTGCCAATGCTGCTGTTCGCCGGCGTCGCTTACTGGTCGATTACTACAGGGTTGACGGTAACCGTTAAAGTGGTCCGAACGAGGTTGGCAAAATGA
- a CDS encoding 2-keto-4-pentenoate hydratase, producing the protein MTTALSRRLADARRNHVTLDTLPPEQTPADAAAAYAIQHEILDACGARIAGWKIGAKSESGPIQGAPLPDLDLHADGARLPREEFAPLGLELEIAFRFGRRFDVSTTAYSEAEVLASIGSIGATIEIVASRYAEWPAIDKLAQLADLQNHGALIVGEFMPYREDFPFVALSLQFSFDGQDVVKATPANPAGDPRRLLTWLVNHATSRGIAVTPEMVITAGSYTGMFFPKTAGTASGRIEGLAPVSLTLY; encoded by the coding sequence ATGACGACAGCACTCAGCCGGCGTCTCGCCGACGCACGCCGCAATCACGTCACGCTCGACACGTTGCCACCGGAGCAAACCCCTGCCGACGCCGCCGCGGCCTACGCGATCCAGCACGAGATCCTGGACGCATGCGGCGCGCGGATCGCCGGTTGGAAAATCGGCGCGAAGTCCGAAAGCGGTCCGATCCAGGGCGCGCCGTTGCCCGACCTCGACCTGCATGCCGACGGCGCGCGTTTGCCGCGCGAAGAGTTCGCGCCCTTGGGACTCGAACTCGAAATCGCGTTTCGCTTCGGGCGGCGGTTCGATGTTTCCACCACGGCGTATAGCGAGGCCGAAGTGCTGGCGAGTATCGGCTCGATCGGCGCGACCATCGAGATCGTGGCGAGCCGCTACGCCGAATGGCCCGCCATCGACAAGCTCGCTCAACTCGCGGACTTGCAGAATCACGGCGCGTTGATCGTCGGCGAATTCATGCCATATCGCGAGGACTTTCCTTTCGTCGCGCTGTCGCTGCAATTCAGTTTCGACGGACAGGATGTGGTTAAAGCCACGCCCGCCAATCCGGCCGGCGATCCGCGGCGCCTGCTGACGTGGCTCGTCAATCACGCCACGTCGCGCGGCATTGCCGTGACGCCGGAGATGGTCATCACGGCTGGTTCATACACCGGCATGTTCTTTCCGAAGACGGCGGGCACGGCGAGCGGGCGCATTGAAGGACTCGCGCCGGTCAGCCTCACGCTGTACTAG
- a CDS encoding pyridoxal-phosphate-dependent aminotransferase family protein: MLKLDFHPAGRHFLQIPGPSPVPDRILRAMSYPTIDHRGPEFGELGLKVLDGIKKIFKTQQPVVIYPASGTGAWEAALSNTLSPGDHVLMFETGHFATLWQKMAESLGLKPEFLGLPGIEGWRRGVQPQMIEERLRADTQHAIKAVCVVHNETSTGVTSDIAAVRRAIDAAGHPALLLVDTISGLACADYRHDEWGVDVTVSGSQKGLMLPPGISFNAISPKAVAASKQARLPRSFWDWTDIVEMNKTGYWPYTPNTNLLYGLNEALEMILGEGLDNVFARHERLAEATRRAVRAWGLEIQCADPSVYSPVLTGVMMPDGIDADAVRKLIYERFDMSLGTGLGKMKGRMFRIGHLGDCNDLMLLATLAGCEMGLRLAGVPLKESGLPAAMEWLSQPTKASGLKAAA, encoded by the coding sequence ATGCTCAAGCTAGACTTTCACCCCGCCGGCCGTCACTTTTTGCAGATCCCGGGTCCGAGCCCGGTGCCCGACCGTATCCTCCGGGCGATGAGCTACCCCACCATCGACCACCGCGGTCCGGAGTTCGGCGAACTTGGCCTGAAGGTGCTCGACGGCATCAAGAAAATCTTCAAGACGCAGCAGCCCGTGGTGATTTACCCGGCCTCGGGCACGGGCGCCTGGGAAGCGGCGCTGTCGAACACGCTGAGCCCTGGCGACCACGTGCTGATGTTCGAGACCGGCCACTTCGCCACGCTGTGGCAAAAAATGGCGGAAAGCCTCGGGTTGAAGCCGGAGTTCCTCGGCCTGCCGGGCATTGAGGGCTGGCGTCGCGGCGTGCAGCCGCAAATGATCGAGGAGCGTCTGCGTGCCGACACGCAACACGCGATCAAGGCGGTGTGCGTCGTGCACAACGAAACCTCTACCGGGGTGACGTCTGACATCGCCGCCGTGCGCCGCGCAATCGACGCGGCGGGTCATCCGGCTTTGCTGCTCGTCGACACGATCTCAGGCCTCGCGTGTGCGGACTACCGTCACGACGAATGGGGCGTCGACGTCACCGTCTCGGGTTCGCAAAAAGGTTTGATGCTGCCGCCGGGCATCAGCTTCAATGCGATCTCGCCGAAAGCCGTGGCCGCCAGCAAGCAGGCCAGACTGCCGCGCAGTTTCTGGGACTGGACTGACATCGTCGAGATGAACAAGACGGGGTACTGGCCGTACACGCCGAACACGAACCTGCTCTACGGCCTGAACGAAGCGCTCGAAATGATTCTCGGCGAAGGGCTCGACAACGTGTTCGCCCGTCACGAACGTCTCGCCGAAGCGACCCGTCGCGCCGTGCGTGCGTGGGGCCTGGAAATACAGTGTGCGGATCCGTCGGTGTACAGCCCGGTGCTCACGGGCGTGATGATGCCCGACGGCATCGACGCCGATGCGGTGCGCAAGCTCATCTATGAACGCTTCGACATGTCGCTCGGCACGGGGCTCGGCAAGATGAAAGGGCGCATGTTCCGCATCGGCCATCTCGGCGACTGCAACGACCTGATGCTGCTAGCCACGCTGGCCGGCTGCGAAATGGGTCTGCGGCTCGCGGGCGTGCCGCTCAAGGAAAGTGGCTTGCCTGCCGCTATGGAGTGGTTGAGCCAGCCGACGAAGGCATCCGGCCTGAAAGCCGCAGCCTGA
- a CDS encoding LysR family transcriptional regulator, with protein MKFHQLRALVAIADAGSVRGAARLLNSSPAAVTQNLKYLEETVQMQLVARTSSGVTFTECGQTLLVHARLVVAQITHAHQAVNAMRGAPHGRLSVAVSAWVTKTFLPEAVTRFRARMPDIQLEIFEGLPAIANPRLRDGSLDIYVGRQTPGETGSEFAYRPLFSSGRAIVARQGHPRADSRSLVDLLDLDWLVALDPETEGRTPYTMFAQYGLTVPRSIHFLHSLTVAVSLLKRTDMVSIFPWPLVELCAAHEGLCAIPVREQLEESTVGIITRAGQPPDAVSSCFMDCLIDTIRDESWVRPPEILRALHSVEILV; from the coding sequence ATGAAATTTCATCAGTTACGTGCGCTTGTCGCCATTGCCGACGCGGGCAGCGTCCGCGGCGCGGCGCGTCTGCTCAATTCCTCGCCCGCGGCGGTCACTCAAAACCTTAAGTATCTGGAGGAGACCGTACAAATGCAGCTCGTGGCGCGCACTTCGTCAGGCGTGACATTCACGGAATGCGGGCAAACGCTGCTGGTCCATGCGCGCCTCGTCGTCGCGCAAATCACCCATGCGCATCAGGCCGTTAATGCGATGCGCGGCGCTCCGCACGGGCGCCTTTCGGTGGCCGTGTCGGCGTGGGTCACCAAGACGTTTCTTCCGGAGGCGGTTACGCGCTTTCGTGCGAGGATGCCGGACATCCAGCTGGAGATCTTCGAAGGTCTGCCTGCGATTGCCAATCCGCGTTTGCGCGACGGCAGCCTGGACATCTACGTGGGCAGGCAAACGCCGGGCGAGACAGGCTCCGAGTTCGCTTACCGGCCGCTGTTTTCTTCGGGCCGGGCGATTGTCGCGCGGCAAGGTCATCCGCGTGCGGACAGCCGCTCGCTGGTCGATCTGCTCGATCTCGACTGGCTCGTCGCGCTGGATCCTGAAACGGAAGGGCGGACGCCGTACACGATGTTCGCGCAGTACGGGTTGACCGTGCCGCGCAGCATTCACTTTCTCCACTCATTGACCGTTGCCGTTTCGCTGCTCAAGCGCACGGATATGGTCAGCATTTTTCCATGGCCGCTCGTCGAGCTATGCGCGGCGCACGAAGGGCTCTGCGCGATCCCCGTACGAGAACAACTGGAAGAGTCGACCGTCGGCATCATCACGCGTGCCGGGCAGCCGCCCGATGCCGTGTCGAGTTGTTTTATGGACTGCCTGATCGATACGATCCGCGACGAATCCTGGGTGCGACCGCCGGAAATTCTCCGAGCGTTGCACTCCGTGGAGATACTTGTTTAA
- a CDS encoding amino acid ABC transporter permease has translation MDYSWDWGVLLQVVSTGEHTTYLGWLFSGLLNTVLLTVSAYALALVVGTGFGILRTLPSRPASMLGTAYVSVFRGVPLIVQFFIWFFVVPELVPTELGDWFKNLPPYTQFLSVSIFSLGIYTGSRICEQVRAGIQALPRGQFDAGFALGLTRAQTYRYVLLPVTFRTILGPLTSEFLIISKNSAVASTIGLLELSGQARQLVDYTAQPYESFICVTLAYMALNFAILHGMNWIRRQTRLPGLLGD, from the coding sequence ATGGATTACTCGTGGGATTGGGGTGTGTTGCTGCAGGTCGTGTCTACCGGCGAGCACACGACGTACCTCGGATGGCTGTTTTCCGGCCTGCTAAACACCGTGCTGCTCACCGTGTCGGCCTACGCGCTGGCGCTCGTGGTCGGTACCGGATTTGGAATTCTTCGCACGCTGCCGAGCCGGCCTGCGTCGATGCTCGGCACCGCGTACGTGTCGGTGTTCCGCGGCGTGCCGCTGATCGTGCAGTTCTTTATCTGGTTCTTTGTCGTGCCGGAGCTGGTGCCGACGGAGTTGGGCGACTGGTTCAAAAACCTGCCGCCGTACACGCAGTTTTTGTCGGTATCGATCTTCTCGCTCGGCATCTATACAGGATCACGTATCTGCGAACAGGTGCGCGCCGGCATTCAGGCGCTGCCGCGCGGCCAGTTCGACGCGGGGTTCGCACTCGGTCTGACGCGTGCGCAGACTTACCGTTACGTGTTGCTGCCGGTAACGTTTCGCACCATTCTCGGTCCGCTCACCTCCGAGTTTCTGATCATTTCAAAAAATTCCGCTGTCGCTTCGACCATCGGCCTATTGGAATTGTCGGGGCAGGCGCGTCAGCTGGTCGATTACACGGCACAGCCCTATGAATCGTTTATCTGCGTGACGCTGGCCTATATGGCGCTCAACTTTGCGATTCTGCACGGCATGAACTGGATTCGTCGCCAAACCCGTCTGCCGGGCTTGCTGGGAGATTGA